In the genome of Rhodamnia argentea isolate NSW1041297 chromosome 3, ASM2092103v1, whole genome shotgun sequence, one region contains:
- the LOC125314409 gene encoding (-)-germacrene D synthase-like — protein MSVLGSAIPSTSPNKGTSHTIERRRGDYHPSVWGDYFLVYASSTSSMEFKYLGRVEEQIEGLKREVRKMVTDVAEKPLQMLHLIDQIQRLGIYYHFEREIDKQLGQIHKSYSRLVHGVFKADDLHMIALIFRLLRQQGYNISSDVFNKFKDGEGKFREMLVADARGLLSLYEACYLRCHGDAILEEALHFAMTCLESIDERKVSTSLAKQVKRALKQPLRMGLPRLEARYYIPLYREEPFHDKVLLTLAELDFNLLQEQHQKELGKITRWWKGIDVSRKFPFARDRIVELFFRISGVYFESEFAVAGAILTKVIALISILDDIYDVYGTLEELVILTEAIQKWDVDAMDGLPEYMQAWYKVLLDVYHEVENEVASKGRPSCLVHAKEAMKKQARVYFHEAKWFHTNHTPTLEEYMPLALLTAGYEMLAITSLVGMGDVVTEHAFGWFFGGDRKILKASRIIDRLMDDISSHQFEQKRGHVASAAELLAKERGVPEQEAEKELRKRVVDAWKDINEAFLRPTAVETPILTRILNLSRVIHVLYSDGDNYTHSGTLLKDHVMSLLVCPLPVSSLASGT, from the exons ATGTCGGTTCTGGGTTCGGCAATTCCATCTACTTCTCCGAACAAAGGAACAAGCCACACAATCGAACGCCGGCGGGGGGATTATCATCCGAGCGTATGGGGTGATTACTTCCTTGTATATGCTTCTTCCACCAGCTCCATG GAGTTCAAATACCTTGGAAGAGTAGAGGAACAAATTGAGGGATTGAAAAGAGAGGTGAGGAAGATGGTGACTGATGTTGCGGAAAAGCCCTTGCAAATGCTGCACTTGATCGACCAAATCCAACGCTTGGGAATTTACTACCATTTCGAACGTGAAATAGACAAGCAATTAGGACAAATCCACAAAAGTTACTCTCGACTTGTGCATGGAGTTTTTAAGGCCGACGACCTTCACATGATCGCTCTCATCTTTCGATTGCTGCGACAGCAAGGTTACAATATTTCATCGG ATGTTTTTAACAAATTCAAGGACGGCGAAGGGAAGTTTAGGGAAATGCTCGTCGCCGATGCGCGTGGACTGCTAAGCCTATATGAAGCTTGCTATTTGAGGTGCCATGGCGATGCTATCTTGGAAGAAGCGCTTCATTTCGCTATGACTTGCCTCGAATCGATCGACGAAAGGAAAGTAAGTACTAGTCTTGCAAAACAAGTGAAGCGGGCCCTAAAGCAGCCGCTTCGCATGGGATTGCCGAGGCTTGAGGCGAGGTATTATATTCCACTGTACCGGGAAGAGCCTTTTCACGACAAAGTCTTGCTCACCTTGGCTGAACTAGATTTCAACTTGCTGCAAGAGCAACACCAGAAGGAACTCGGCAAGATCACAAG GTGGTGGAAGGGCATAGATGTCTCGAGGAAGTTCCCATTCGCTAGAGACAGGATTGTGGAGCTGTTCTTCCGGATCTCGGGAGTATACTTTGAGTCGGAGTTTGCCGTGGCCGGAGCGATACTAACCAAAGTGATTGCCCTTATTTCCATTCTCGACGATATATACGATGTCTATGGTACATTGGAAGAACTCGTAATCCTCACTGAAGCAATCCAAAA gtgggatgtcgatgccATGGATGGACTACCAGAGTATATGCAAGCTTGGTACAAGGTGCTTCTCGATGTCTATCATGAAGTAGAGAATGAAGTGGCCTCGAAGGGAAGACCGTCTTGCCTCGTCCATGCAAAAGAAGC gatgaagaagcAAGCGAGAGTGTACTTTCACGAAGCCAAATGGTTCCACACCAACCACACGCCAACGCTAGAGGAGTACATGCCCCTTGCGCTTTTAACGGCCGGCTATGAAATGTTAGCGATCACGTCCCTTGTGGGAATGGGCGATGTGGTCACAGAACATGCTTTTGGATGGTTCTTTGGCGGCGACCGCAAGATCTTGAAAGCTTCTCGGATCATCGATCGGCTCATGGATGACATTTCCTCTCACCAG TTTGAGCAAAAGAGGGGCCACGTAGCATCTGCGGCGGAGCTGCTCGCGAAGGAACGTGGGGTCCCGGAACAAGAAGCCGAAAAGGAACTGCGGAAACGAGTGGTCGATGCGTGGAAGGACATCAACGAGGCATTTCTTCGTCCGACTGCGGTTGAAACGCCGATTCTGACGCGAATTCTCAACCTCTCGCGGGTGATTCATGTGTTGTACAGTGATGGAGATAATTACACCCATTCCGGGACCCTGCTCAAAGATCACGTGATGTCTCTCCTCGTTTGCCCCTTGCCAGTGTCCAGTCTCGCAAGCGGAACATGA